From Cydia fagiglandana chromosome 24, ilCydFagi1.1, whole genome shotgun sequence, a single genomic window includes:
- the LOC134676632 gene encoding histone H2A-like, whose translation SNMSGRGKGGKVKGKAKSRSNRAGLQFPVGRIHRLLRKGNYAERVGAGAPVYLAAVMEYLAAEVLELAGNAARDNKKTRIIPRHLQLAIRNDEELNKLLSGVTIAQGGVLPNIQAVLLPKKTEKKA comes from the coding sequence TCAAACATGTCTGGACGCGGTAAAGGTGGCAAGGTTAAGGGAAAGGCAAAGTCACGTTCTAACCGTGCCGGACTCCAGTTCCCCGTCGGCCGTATCCACAGGCTTTTACGCAAGGGCAACTACGCCGAGCGCGTCGGTGCCGGTGCCCCGGTGTACTTAGCCGCCGTCATGGAGTACCTGGCCGCTGAGGTTCTCGAGTTGGCAGGCAACGCCGCTCGCGACAACAAGAAGACCAGGATCATCCCTAGGCATCTCCAGCTGGCGATCCGCAACGACGAGGAGTTGAACAAGCTCCTCTCCGGTGTGACCATCGCCCAGGGTGGTGTGCTGCCTAACATTCAGGCCGTACTCCTGCCCAAGAAGACCGAGAAGAAGGCTTAA